In the Calditrichota bacterium genome, one interval contains:
- the csrA gene encoding carbon storage regulator CsrA, whose amino-acid sequence MLILTRKIGESIAIGDDIRVKLLAINGRQVKIGVEAPKGVVVHREEVYERIVEQNQLAAQSAAGVHLEGAIDLVRRTLSDEPWPEKGR is encoded by the coding sequence ATGCTCATATTGACACGCAAGATCGGTGAGAGCATCGCCATCGGGGACGATATCCGCGTCAAGCTGCTGGCCATCAACGGCCGACAGGTGAAAATCGGCGTGGAAGCGCCCAAAGGAGTGGTGGTCCACAGGGAGGAGGTGTACGAGCGCATTGTCGAGCAGAACCAGCTGGCAGCACAAAGCGCAGCCGGCGTGCATCTTGAGGGGGCAATTGATCTGGTGAGGAGGACCTTGAGCGATGAGCCGTGGCCGGAAAAAGGGCGTTAG
- a CDS encoding flagellar assembly protein FliW codes for MKKGGTMTTAFLRETEFDEEVILTIPEGLPGFEHYTRFVILTVERFLPFQWLQSVEDAALSFPVIRPHFFCPDYHPRLSRKVLEALRLEREEDAEFYAIITIGATPQEVTANLKAPVVVNPKARLAKQYILEGSYYSLRHPVLKERPISQGRHDYAHIDTQDR; via the coding sequence ATGAAGAAGGGAGGGACAATGACCACCGCCTTTCTCAGGGAGACAGAGTTCGACGAGGAAGTCATTCTGACCATCCCAGAGGGCCTGCCGGGATTTGAACACTACACCCGCTTCGTCATCCTCACGGTGGAGCGCTTCCTGCCGTTCCAGTGGCTGCAGTCGGTGGAGGACGCTGCCCTCTCGTTCCCTGTGATCCGGCCACACTTCTTCTGCCCGGACTATCACCCCAGGTTGTCCAGGAAAGTGCTTGAGGCGCTGCGCCTGGAGAGGGAGGAGGACGCCGAGTTCTACGCCATTATCACCATCGGGGCGACGCCTCAGGAGGTGACCGCGAACCTGAAGGCACCGGTGGTGGTCAACCCCAAGGCGCGCTTGGCCAAGCAGTACATACTGGAGGGCAGCTACTACTCCCTCCGCCATCCGGTGCTCAAAGAGCGGCCCATAAGCCAAGGAAGGCACGACTATGCTCATATTGACACGCAAGATCGGTGA
- the flgL gene encoding flagellar hook-associated protein FlgL: MRVTNKMLVDNLLAQLQNSLQRVDLYQEQIATGKRINRPSDDPEGAARVLRLREVIADNSRFLENIEDGQHWLTVTEAALADSVEILGQLRAKVVQAQNDTLTADERRDMAKWAADYLQQLVQVANRQEEGKYVFGGTQSATAPYALTDVVQDEGFVAHLGSAVELEHTELTAGSVVVTDGGGTTFVEGVDYEVDYEKGTITALTGGTMSEGATYYVSYRLSSPLHLVTNPAGITGEVKRQIGDGAIVTVNVRGPEAYAGDVDVFAVIRQLKNALVRNDHQALRQGLEGLDLALDQVLAAQARVGLQYDHLSMTHDRVSNEAILLQRLLSQVADTDVAEAVVRLQEQKVSYQAALSVTASINQINLLDYLK; the protein is encoded by the coding sequence ATGCGCGTGACCAACAAGATGCTGGTCGACAACCTCCTTGCCCAGCTGCAGAACTCGCTGCAGCGGGTGGATCTATACCAGGAGCAGATTGCCACCGGCAAGCGCATCAATCGGCCCTCCGATGACCCGGAGGGAGCCGCGCGAGTGCTTCGCCTTCGGGAGGTCATTGCCGACAACAGTCGCTTTTTGGAGAACATTGAAGATGGGCAGCATTGGCTGACGGTGACGGAGGCGGCGCTCGCTGACTCGGTGGAGATTCTCGGCCAGTTGCGCGCCAAGGTGGTGCAGGCACAGAACGACACGTTGACCGCCGACGAGCGGCGGGACATGGCCAAGTGGGCGGCTGACTACCTGCAACAGCTCGTGCAAGTGGCGAACCGCCAGGAAGAGGGCAAGTATGTGTTCGGTGGCACGCAGAGCGCCACTGCCCCTTATGCCCTCACCGATGTGGTGCAAGACGAGGGGTTCGTGGCCCACCTCGGGAGCGCAGTGGAGCTCGAGCATACGGAGCTCACCGCCGGCAGCGTGGTGGTCACCGATGGTGGCGGCACCACCTTCGTCGAAGGGGTCGACTACGAGGTTGACTATGAGAAAGGCACAATCACCGCCCTTACCGGCGGAACCATGAGCGAAGGCGCCACCTACTATGTTTCCTACCGCCTCTCCAGTCCCTTGCACCTTGTCACCAATCCAGCCGGGATCACAGGCGAGGTGAAGCGGCAGATTGGCGATGGGGCAATAGTGACCGTCAACGTGCGCGGTCCGGAGGCATACGCGGGCGATGTTGACGTCTTCGCGGTTATCCGGCAGCTCAAGAACGCGCTGGTACGCAATGACCACCAGGCATTGCGGCAAGGGCTGGAAGGGCTGGACCTGGCGTTGGACCAGGTGCTCGCCGCGCAAGCGCGTGTGGGACTGCAGTACGACCACCTTTCGATGACGCATGACCGCGTGAGCAACGAAGCGATACTGTTGCAGCGCCTCCTGTCGCAGGTGGCCGATACGGACGTAGCTGAAGCAGTGGTGAGGTTGCAGGAGCAAAAGGTCTCTTACCAGGCAGCGCTGAGTGTGACGGCTAGCATTAACCAGATAAACCTGCTCGACTATCTGAAGTAG